A genomic stretch from Bos mutus isolate GX-2022 chromosome 4, NWIPB_WYAK_1.1, whole genome shotgun sequence includes:
- the PPP1R3A gene encoding protein phosphatase 1 regulatory subunit 3A isoform X2: protein MFYLHNLACLLQKKILCNNFKYRKQYWNQPSILLDLQKEQEPEPEKLQEDVPNRQIKGCLKVKSSKEESSVTSDENNFENSKVTDTYIPTIVCSHEDKEDLETSNQNVKDVNREQDERNEKELEPMINQHLLRSTASGDEKNTVNFPNNAERLEKKQIHDDVYTDLFKRPSSSSSSAERSLKGDFYHKEKYFSGNEHTYPPSEEFTSDTGEIKLSLGNTSSDEIVQLHIGSKEVLDDNANPAKGRGRVQMSCPSADQLMADNLNKKLEGEAKEIEVKDWECLRGDFRLDSHSEKSIEKGSSKKDYGNGKNEEEEQKIYLGVSEKQSKSFQSVLHDQERKMSHSEISVEGMGASNRDLTALPSKDTKIHDQSIRADTFHSPRTNLSLEETVSATSDSDLSASKGTALGGMPGQAGSPRNANVLRNKYLFQAEEEKSVWINPEDQNKNTQHKQSWNVLESQERARGSKTTITEQSKEQADCEDTWGKRDDTRSLKANPTEELFTCQETASCELSSLADHGITEKADAGTAYIIKTTSESTLECMSAREKAIIAKLPQETAQSDRPIEVKETAFDPHEGRNDDSHNTLCQRDTVGVIYDNDFEKESCSGICNVHVDEKEKEETIAIYNPGETHDRKKCVIGNTTSGEESSQVITDNQKAASKLDLHLGMLPTDKKIFPENRDHEQVQELSKKTIIDVIIHSSLNSDTNRTSQNGSQVSNHHAKSSGSSHEQATTTGHAITTMTLQSISSKSEYNCNPTSEIQGTEKHSHPASPLEEVSKSSGIVTSDSTKERCIGQIVKQGECSVEKPLGPTILISEASENIEGVRHENEGLINSGQSLYSSGDKESDSPASDSLPAQESQSQSESLLSKYINSKVPYFLLFLIFLVTIYQYDLMIGLAFYLFSLYWLSWEGGRQKESVKKK, encoded by the exons TAAAGAAGAATCATCGGTAACATCAGATGAGAATAACTTTGAGAATTCAAAGGTTACAG ATACATATATCCCAACAATTGTTTGTTCTCATGAGGACAAGGAAGACTTGGAAACCAGTAATCAAAATGTAAAAGATGTAAACAGGGAACAGGATGAACGTAATGAAAAAGAATTAGAGCCGATG ATAAACCAACACTTGCTAAGAAGTACTGCTTCTGGAGATGAAAAGAATACAGTCAATTTCCCAAATAACGCTGAGAGGTTAGAGAAGAAGCAAATCCATGATGATGTATACACTGACTTGTTTAAAAGGCCTTCATCTTCAAGTTCATCAGCAGAAAGATCCTTAAAGGGAGATTTTTAccacaaggaaaaatatttctcagGAAATGAGCACACTTATCCACCTTCAGAGGAATTTACTTCAGATACAGGAGAAATCAAGCTGTCATTGGGAAATACTAGTAGTGATGAGATAGTACAATTACATATTGGCAGCAAAGAAGTACTGGATGATAATGCTAATCCAGCCAAAGGGAGAGGCAGAGTGCAAATGTCTTGTCCCTCTGCAGACCAACTAATGGCAGACAACCTTAACAAAAAACTTGAAGGAGAAGCTAAAGAAATTGAAGTAAAAGATTGGGAATGTTTAAGAGGTGACTTCCGCTTGGATTCCCATTCAGAAAAATCGATAGAAAAAGGATCTTCCAAGAAAGATTATGGCAATGGTAAGAATGAGGAGGAGGAGCAAAAGATATATTTAGGTgtaagtgaaaaacaaagcaaaagtttTCAATCAGTCTTACATGaccaagaaagaaagatgagCCACTCTGAAATAAGTGTGGAAGGGATGGGAGCCAGTAACAGAGACCTAACTGCTCTGCCGAGTAAAGACACCAAAATTCATGACCAGTCAATCAGAGCAGATACGTTTCATTCACCAAGGACAAATCTAAGCCTGGAGGAAACTGTGTCAGCAACCTCAGACTCTGATCTCTCGGCTAGCAAAGGCACTGCTCTAGGAGGAATGCCTGGTCAAGCTGGTTCACCAAGAAATGCAAATGTTTTGAGGAATAAGTACCTTTTCcaagctgaagaagaaaaatcagtttGGATTAATCCTGAAGATCAGAATAAGAACACACAGCATAAACAAAGTTGGAATGTTCTGGAAAGTCAGGAAAGAGCAAGAGGGAGTAAGACAACTATAACAGAGCAGTCCAAAGAACAAGCAGATTGTGAAGACACGTGGGGGAAAAGAGATGACACAAGGAGCTTGAAAGCTAATCCTACAGAAGAATTGTTTACCTGCCAAGAAACAGCAAGCTGTGAACTGTCTTCTCTAGCTGATCATGGTATTACTGAGAAAGCAGATGCAGGTACAGCTTATATAATTAAGACAACATCGGAAAGTACTCTAGAATGCATGTCTGCTAGAGAAAAAGCAATAATTGCTAAGCTACCTCAAGAGACAGCACAAAGTGACAGGCCCATCGAAGTAAAGGAAACAGCGTTTGATCCACATGAAGGGAGAAATGATGATTCACATAATACCCTTTGTCAACGAGATACAGTAGGTGTAATCTATGACAATGATTTTGAAAAGGAGTCATGTTCAGGTATTTGTAATGTACATGTAgatgaaaaggagaaggaagaaaccaTAGCTATATACAATCCTGGGGAGACACATGACAGGAAGAAATGTGTCATTGGGAATACAACATCTGGAGAAGAATCCTCACAGGTCATTACAGACAATCAAAAAGCAGCCTCAAAATTAGATTTACATTTGGGAATGTTACCAACagacaaaaaaatatttccagaaaataGAGATCATGAGCAGGTCCAAGAATTATCAAAGAAAACAATTATAGATGTCAttattcattcttctttaaaCTCAGACACAAATAGAACTTCTCAGAATGGCTCTCAGGTTTCCAATCACCATGCTAAAAGTTCAGGGTCATCTCACGAACAGGCCACTACTACAGGGCATGCAATTACTACCATGACTCTCCAATCTATTTCTTCTAAATCAGAATATAATTGTAACCCAACAAGTGAAATCCAGGGTACTGAAAAGCACTCTCATCCTGCATCTCCACTGGAAGAAGTTTCCAAAAGTTCAGGAATAGTGACATCAGATAGTACAAAGGAAAGATGTATAGGCCAGATTGTCAAACAAGGAGAATGCAGTGTGGAGAAACCTCTAGGGCCAACGATTTTAATCAGTGAAGCTTCTGAGAACATAGAAGGGGTAAGGCATGAAAATGAAGGATTAATAAACTCTGGACAATCACTGTACTCTTCAGGCGACAAGGAATCTGACAGCCCTGCTTCTGATAGTCTCCCTGCCCAGGAAAGTCAATCTCAAAGTGAATCTCTGCTTTCAAAATACATCAACTCTAAAGTACCTTACTTCCTTTTGTTTCTGATATTTCTTGTAACCATCTATCAGTATGACTTAATGATTGGCTTGGCATTCTACCTTTTTTCATTGTACTGGCTATCCTGGGAAGGGGGAAGACAAAAAGAGTCTGTTAAAAAGAAGTAA